The nucleotide sequence TTCACTGCAAACATAGTCAAAGTGAGGAGTACCACCACGGATAACTGTACCCAGAGAGATAATCGCGTCGAACTTACCTGTTTTTGCTACACGCTGAGCAACAAGTGGCAGTTCAACCGCTCCCGGACAACGAACAACAGTAATATTGTCGTCACTAATCTGCCCGTGACGCTTTAAAGTATCGATAGCACCAGATAGTAAACTTTCGTTGATAAAGCTATTAAAGCGAGAAATAACAATCGCAATCTTAGCATTCGGAGCCGGGAATCCACCCTCGATAACTTGCATAAAGCCTTCCTTTAACTATTTTCGTCAGTGAGAATCGCCGGATTCTAGCATAGATGTTCGTCACAAATCTAATTGTTTTTTGGAAGTCTTGGGGCCCTGGGCCCTGGGTTCGGGCTTCGCCCTGCTGGGCCCTGGGGAAAAACAAAAGGCGTACATCTATGCACGCCTTCCAAACTAAAAAAATGCTTTCCCCAGACCTAACAATGAACGAGGTAAACATCCCAGGGCCCAGGGCCTAAAAACCCAGGGCCCTTTATTCACAAATATATTCCGTAACTTCCAACCCAAACCCGCCAAGCGCATGATACTTCTTATCCGCTGAAGACAGCAGCTTCATTTTGCTTACGCCAAGGTCGGCCAGAATCTGTGAGCCCACACCTACGCGGCGTGATGTGCCCTGCTTTTTCGCAAGGGTCGGTGCGTCGCCTTTATCCTGCTGTTCAAACATCTTCACGCGGTGTACCAGAAGGTCTGTGGTTTCCTCATGACCAAGGATAACCAGAACACCACCCTCTTTATCGATACGCTTCATCGCTTTTTCCAGCGTCCAGCTGCGGTCAGCGTTGCGGTTTGAGCGCAGTACATCGGTAAACACATCCTGAAGATGAACACGAACCAGGCAAGGTTCATCTGTGATCTCACCTTTACGCAGTGCGTAGTGGATTTCGTTATCAATGGTGTCACGGTATGTCACCATATCGAAATCACCAAACTCGGTTGGCAGTTTGCACTCGGCAACGCGCTCGATAGTGGTTTCCGTGTTGTTACGGTACTCAATCAGATCCGCAATGGTACCCAGCTTAATGCCGTGTTTTTCAGCAAACACTTCCAGATCCGGGCGGCGGGCCATAGTGCCGTCTTCATTCAGGATCTCAACAATCACAGAAGCCGCTTCCAGACCTGCAAGGCGAGCAAGATCACAGCCCGCTTCCGTGTGACCGGCACGAGTCAGTACGCCACCGTCCTGAGCTGCCAGCGGGAAAATATGACCCGGCTGAACCAGATCTGCCGCTTTAGCATCTTTCGCAACCGCAGCCTGAACCGTTACTGCACGGTCTGCTGCAGAAATACCGGTTGTTACACCTTCCGCCGCTTCAATGGAAACGGTAAAGTTTGTGGTGTACTGAGCATTGTTATCCTGAACCATAGGTGGCAGGCCAAGCATTTCACAACGCTCTTTGGTCATGGTCAGACAGATAAGGCCACGACCATGCGTTGCCATAAAGTTAATAGACTCAGGCGTAACATGCTCTGCAGCCATAATAATATCGCCTTCGTTCTCACGATCCTCATCATCCATAAGGATCACCATCTTACCAAGGCGGATATCTTCGATTATCTCTTTCGATGTACTGATTGGCATTGTTCTTATTCCTTAGTCTTGCTTCAGAGTATTTCTGATAGCGGTTTATTACTTTTATTTTTTATTCGCTGAAGTTCCAGACAGGTGATGCCTGTTTTCCAACGGTCAAGCAAACCCGTTCTGCTGCAGAAACTCCATTGTAATTCTTGATTCTGGCTCTTTATCCTGAGAAGCGGTCAGCAACCTTTCCATATAACGTGCAAGCACATCCACCTCAAGGTTAACCTTTCTGCCCACGTTAAACTTATCAATGGTTGTCTCCTCAGAGGTATGAGGAACAATGGTCAGCTTAAAGGCATTCTTACGCAGGTCATTCACCGTCAGGCTGATACCATCAACAGTAATGGAACCCTTTTGAGCCACATAGCGGGAGATATCTTCCGGCATTTCCACCCAGAACTCCACCGCACGTCCAACCTGATTACGCTCAACAATAGTCCCCACACCATCAACATGGCCGGACACAATATGACCGCCAAACCGGGTTGTCGGCAACATGGCTTTCTCAAGGTTTACCTTATCTCCCACTGAATATTGGGCAAATCCGGTCTTTTTCAAGGTTTCCAGAGAGAGATCCGCGGTATAACTGCTTTCAGTAAAAGCCACCACAGTAAGACAGACACCGTTGGTAGCAATACTGTCGCCCAGCTTAACATCAGACATATCCAGCTTGCCCGACTCAACCGTAATCGAAATATCTTCTCCTCTCGGAGTAATCGCAGTCAGAGTACCAACTGCTTCTATAATTCCTGTAAACATATTCTACTCGTTTTCTCAGGGTACTTGTCGGTTCAAAGGTAGAGGGCTGGTATCAACAAGCAGACCTTCTTTGCCATGGATGGCAAAGTAGAGCTACATGGACGCTTTCTTTTAAAAAAAAGGCATGCGTGTCTGCTTGTTGATACTAGCCCTCTGCCTGCACCCACTATAATTTTGCTACAATCCGAATATCCGAACCAACCATACGAACATCCACAATATCCAGCTCAACAACCTGATCCATCTTCTCTAAACCTAGCAGATTAATCAGGCTGCGGGAGTCGGCTCCCATAATCTTTGGTGCCTGATAAAGGATCAGCTCATCCACCAGTTTCTGTTCAATCAGACTTCCCGCCAGCGTCGCACCAGCTTCAACCCAGATATGATTTATATTGTGCTCATTCGCAAGCTTGCTAAGCACCTGTTTCAGGTCAAGCTGACCAGCCACACTGGTTGCAACAGTAATATCGCTCTTTTCCGAGCTGGACACAGTAAGCACATCGCCACCAGACTGGTAAAGTGCCAGTTCTCTGTTTAACTGATGCTGCCTGTCCAGAATCACTCTGACAGGTTGTCGCAGCTCATCTTCAGGGTATTTGGCTTTCACTGAATCAGGCAACTCATTCCAGCGCACTGTCAGTGAGGCATTATCTTCAATCACAGTTTTGCTGGTAGAAAGCACAGCCCCGGCCTGAGCACGCAAACACTGCACATCTTTTCTCGCCTGAGAAGAGGTGATCCACTTACTTTCACCGTTACTCAGCGCCGTTTTACCATCCAGACTGGCTGCCAGCTTTAGCTGAACATAAGGCATTCCGGTACGCATTTTCTTCAGGAAGGCCGGATTTAACTGATTCGCTTCCTGCTCAAGCAGTCCCACCTCCACTTCAATACCGGCATCGCGCATCATATTAACGCCGCGTCCTGCCACCTGAGGATTTGGATCTTGCATAGCGCAGATAACCTTAGCCACTTTAGCCTTGATTAGCGCTTCAGCACAGGGAGGCGTTCTGCCGTAGTGAGAACACGGCTCCAGCGTCACATAAGCTGTCGCTCCTTGCGCATTTTCACCGGCAGCACGAAGTGCATGCACCTCTGCATGCGGTTCACCGGCACGGTAATGAAACCCCTCACCCACAATCTCACCGTCTTTTGCGATAACGCAGCCGACATTGGGATTGGGCGTGGTAGTATAGATGCCCCCCTTTGCCAGAGAAATGGCCCGGGACATCATCTGATAATCAGTAGAAGTGAATGTCATTAGTCTTCCAGCTTAGCTATCTCTTCGCCAAACTCACGGATATCTTCAAAACTGCGATAAACCGAAGCAAAACGGATATAAGCAACCTTATCCAGCTCTTTAAGCTGATCCATAACCAGGTTACCAATCATCTCACTTGGTACTTCGCGCTCACCCGTTGCTCTTAGCTTAGACTTAATATTGCTGATCGCCAGCTCAATGGAATCGGCACTGACCGGACGCTTTTCCAGAGCCCGCTGAATACCGCCAACCATCTTATCTTCATTGAAAGGTTCACGGTTTCCGTTAGATTTAATCACCTTTGGCATCACAAGTTCTGCGGTTTCAAAGGTAGTAAAGCGTTCATGACAAGCCAGACACTGACGACGGCGACGAACCTGATGGCCATCAGCGACAAGGCGGGAATCGATAACTTTAGTATCGTTTTCTGAACAAAATGGACAATGCATATCACCTCCGAGGGAATTAATTGCCCGAATAATAATAATTCGTTTGAGGAGCTATAAACGGTAACAGTGTAACGGAAATGCAGGTAAATAAAAGGGCTCCATTGCGGAACCCTTTAGACTTCAAACTTTCTTTAGCTTCGCGGCAGATAATTTGCCTTACCCACCCACTTATAACTGGTGAGCTCTTCAAGCCCCATCGGGCCACGGGCATGAAGTTTCTGAGTAGAAACCGCCACTTCCGCACCAAGACCAAACTGAGCACCGTCAGTGAAGCGGGTAGAAGCATTAACATAAACCGCTGCAGAACCCGCCGTGTTGATAAACAGCTCTGCATTTTCAAGGCTGTCAGTCATAATTGCATCCGAGTGGCTGGCGTTGTGAACACGCATATGCTCGATAGCTTCACTGATATCAGAAACCACTTTAACGCCCAGAGTGTAGCTCAGCCATTCTGTATCAAAGTCACCTTCCTGCGCATCGCGGATCTCAGCCGCGTTAGCCAGCTCAGCTTTTGCTTTTGATTCTGCAACAAAGGTTACTTTGCCGTTCAGTTTTTCTGCAAGCTTTGGCAGAAATTCTGCAGCCACCTTTTCATGCACCAGAAGCGTATCCAGCGAGTTACATGCTGACGGGCGCTGAACCTTTGAGTTTTCAACCACGTCAATGGACTTGTCCAGATTAGCACTTTCATCCACAAAGATATGACTGATACCAAAACCGCCGATGATCACAGGAATATTGCTGTTCTCTTTACACATTTTGTGCAGACCGGCACCGCCACGAGGGATGATCATATCCACATACTCATCCAGCTTAAGCAGCTGAGAAACCAGCTCACGGTCCGGCTTTTCAATGTACTGAACAGAGGCTGCAGGAAGCTCGGCTTTTTCCAGCGCAGACTGAATCACCTTCACCAGCTCCATATTAGAGAAGAAGGTCTCTTTACCGCCACGCAGAATGCTTGCGTTACCGGTTTTCAGGCAAAGAGCAGCAATATCAATAGTTACGTTCGGGCGTGCTTCGTAAATAACACCAACAACACCTAAAGGAACACGGCGGCGGGACAGAGACATGCCGTTTTCCAGCACCTTGCTGTCGATTTCACTGCCCACTGGATCGTTCAGGCTGATCACGTTACGAACATCATTCGCAATACCGCTTAAACGATCTTTATTCAGTAGCAGACGGTCCAGCAGCGCTTCTGACAGCCCTGCTTCACGGCCTTTTTCAATATCCTTCGCATTTGCTGCAAGGATAGTTTCCGCATTCGCTTCCAGCTCATCGGCGATAATCTGCAGCGCACGGTTTTTCTGAGCAGTAGATGCTGTTGCCAGATGGAAAGCAGCCTCTTTTGCTGCCAGTCCCATTTTGATGAGTTCCATATCGATTCCTTATTCCTGTATTACTACCAGATCATCACGGTGTATCACCTCTGAGCCGTATTCATAGCCCAGAATAGCGCAAATATCTTTACTGTGTTTACCTATAATCCTGGTTAAATCTTCACTGGAGTAGCTGGATATACCTTTGGCAATCAGCTCCCCTTTTGTTGTTGTAATTCTGGCGACTTCACCACGGGCAAAGGCTCCTGTCACTTGCGTAACGCCTTTTGCCAGCAGGCTGCTTCCCCGCTCAATCACCGCTTTTACTGCACCGTCATCAATAATGATATCGCCTGAAGCTGATGGCCCGGCCAGAATCCAGCGTTTGCGGTTTTCCAGTGCTTCCGGTAGCGGTAAGAAACGGGTGCCGTGTGGCTGCTCAGCCAGAGCTTCTGTAATCACATTTTCTGCACTGCCCGCAGCAATAATCACTTCAATCCCGGCTCTTCTGGCAATATCAGCGGCCTGAAGCTTAGTTGCCATACCGCCGGTGCCAAGCGTAGTGCCACTGCCGCCGGCAATCTTACGTAAAGTCTCATCAATGGTTGTGACTTCACGGATAAGTTCGGCATCAGGGTTATTGCGGGGATCGGCGGTGAACAGTCCTGGTTGGTCAGTCAGCAGCAGCAGTTTATCCGCACCACACAGAATACCAACCAGGGCAGAGAGGTTATCATTGTCCCCGACTTTGATTTCTGAAGTCGCAACCGCATCGTTCTCATTTACGATTGGAATGATGCCGTTATCAATCAGGGTGTTGATTGTGTCTCTGGCGTTCAGGAAGCGCTCTCTGTCTTCCAGATCGGCACGGGTAAGCAGCATCTGACCAATTTTCAGGCCGTAGATAGCAAAAAGCGACTCCCATGCCTGAATCAGCTGGCTCTGACCTACGGCCGCCAGTAGCTGCTTGCTTGCCATAGTATTGGGGAGTGCGGGGTAATCCAGATGCTCACGACCGGCCGCAATTGCACCGGAAGAAACCATTACAACAGAATGGCCTTGCTTAATCAGATTTGCACACTGCCGGACCAGCTCAACCATATGAGCTCTGTCCAGGGCCGATGTGCCGCCCGTCAGAACGCTTGTACCAAGCTTCACGACCACAGTTTTTGGTTGTGTCACTTTCCCACCTTTACTATTACAATCACACGCAAAGATGATGTTTTAACAATCAAACGGCAATTAAACAAGCAGAAAAGGCGCTAAAGAGCGCCTTTTTTATCAATTAAACTCAAGTCGCGTGAATTACCCGGCTTCAACAACAAATTCCAGTGAAAACCTGTCGTGAAGAACCTTGGAAAGTTTCTTTACAAACTCTTCCCGGGTTCGCTCTACTTCTGCAACCGCAGTATCCGGGACAGGCTCTTCTACCCAGTCACCTTCCTGGTTATAAAGACCACGCTTAAAAACAGCCTTGAACGCAGAACTGCTGCTCTCCAGCATCATCCACCATCCCCAAAACTCTCTCTCTTCGGGCGATTTTTTATCATCAACGCAAACAGACAAGCAATCAAACAGGTAACTCCCCTCAACAGAATCCGGGTCTCGCAAATAGGGCCCGATAGCGCGGAAAGCTGAAAGTAGCCTGTGATGAGTCGGACTAGCCACCATTTCAGTCATATCAGTGAATCTCCATTTCAAATTTCACTTTATAATTTTCGAATTTACATTCTTTTAACGCATATCATCCCTATGCTTAACTAAAATGGAGCAAAAGTCATCAAGTTAATTCATCTTCAAGCCATTTTATCGCTAAATCAAGAGATTGCTCATACCCATATGAAATCGATTTCGATGAAATCTGTTTCGCTTTACCACCATGACTGAACATGGCCACCAGCTTGTTGTCGGAATAGGAGGATAGCGGGTCTCCCTCAAGCGCCACCGCTAAAATAGGCACCTTTGTCATCCGGGAAGAGAGAAAGCCCTGAACTTTTAAGGACCATGCTGACATCTGAGTAGCAAAGCTGTTTAAGTCCACCGCTTTTTTGCCCAGTCTGGAGACAAGCACATCAAGATACATCTTCGACATCCGCTTTACGCTCTCCGATGTTGCAAATGCATCATGGATCGGAGCCCCTAAAGCCACGCATGCCTTAATTTTATCCTGCTCAAGGAAAGAGAGACGAACCATGGCATTGCCACCAAAGCGGTAACCAACCAGGCCCACATTAAAGTGATCCACCCAGGGCAGTTTTGGCAGTTCATTGAGAACGGCCTGATGCAGACAGCTTGAATCTTCTGTGAGCTGCCAGCTTGCGTTGGTTCCGATAGAGGGCATATCAATGGTCATCATGGCAATCTCTTTTGGTGCCAGATAATCTCTGAAAATTCGGTACATATCCGTTTGCAGGCTATCAAGCCCGGTTGCCAGCAAAACCACAGGTAAAGGTCTGTTGGTATGAGGCAGGTGCAGTATGGCCTGGATTTTCTTTCCTTTATAGGGAATATCCACCTTCTTGGTAACGTACTTACTGCTCTTCATCGCCTCATCATAAGCCGTGCTTGCCAGGCTCTGCGCCTGTAGCGCAAGATTATCACCTCTGATATGCGGGTAACCGGCAAGACTAAAACAGAGACCGGCGGTATGGAACTCTTTTGATGCATCCTCACCGGACAACGAGGCCGCTTTTTTCTGGTGCTCCATCCCAAGAGCCGTCCACTCATAAGCCCAGTTTCCCGGCCGGTAACCCATTACCGTATCCAGCCACTCATCTTCCGTTCTGGAATTTCCCGAACAGGCAATTTTAGCGAACACACTTTCCTGCTCAATGGGATCGACGCCCTGCCAGATCCACTGATATCTGCGCAGGTTCCGGTACCATTTATAGCCTTCAACATGTTTTTTCTCTTCCAGCAATTTAACACTGCTGGGCATATAGTTTGTAAGACCCGAGGTCTCTTTAGCCTGAACATGTTTCTTAAACAGGGTTTCGGATAGGTTTTTTTGTTCTTTTGACATAGGCACAACTGAATTACGGCTTAAGTTTATATAGATGATATAAAAAAAAATGGCCCTGAAAAGGGCCATTAATCAATCAAAGTCAATAAATTGAACAATTACTGCTTTTTGCTGATTGGATCAACGTAAGCAATTTCCATATCCCATGGCTGTTCAATCCATGTGTCCTGAGCGATATCAACGATATATTCGTCAACCAGATCCGCACCGGCAGGTTTTGCACATACAGTAACAAACTTAGCTTTCGGGTACATTTTACGGATCATACGAGCAGTATCACCGCTGTCTACAAGGTCATCTACAATCAGGAAACCTTCACCATCACCTTCAGGTGCTTTAAGCACACTCATGTCACGCTGATGGTCATGATCGTAGCTTGAGATACATACCGTATCTACGTAGCGGATACCAAGCTCACGAGCTAAGATTCCGGCAGGAACCAAGCCGCCGCGGCTTACACCGATAATCCCTTTCCATTGCTCTGCTGGCAGTTGCTTCTCTGCAAGCTGACGACAATACATCTGCATATTGTCCCAAGTGATGATGAATTTTTTAGTCATAATTATAGTAACCTGTTTCGGTTCGAATTAGTGACCGGCAAATTAAGCCAGTGCAAACTTAAGAATAAAGATAGCAGCCAGAACCCAAACACTGATAGGCACTTCACGACCTTTACCCGCTGCCAGCTTAATTACTGCGAAAGAGATAAAGCCAAGAGCAATACCTTCAGCAATAGAGTAAGTCAGAGGCATCAGAAGACACACAACCACTACCGGAGCCGCTTCTGTCAGGTCACGCCAGTCGATCGATACCAGGCCAGACATCATAAGAATCGCAACATAGAATAGTGCACCAGATGTCGCATATGCCGGGATCATACCTGCTAGAGGCGAGAAGAATAATGCAAGTAAGAACAAAATGCCAACAACAACTGCAGTTAATCCGGTACGGCCGCCAGCAGCAACACCAGAAACACTTTCAATATAAGAAGTTGTGCTCGAAGTACCCAGAAGTGCACCAACAGAAGTTGCTGTTGAGTCAGCAAGAAGAGCACGGTTCAGGCGAGGAATCTTACCGTCTTCTTTAATAAGGTCAGCTTTAGTGGCAACACCAACCAGAGTACCCGCAGTATCAAACAGGTCAACGAACAGGAAGGCAAACACAACTGAAATCATGCCCACTTCAAATACACCAGCAAAATCAAGCTGCATAAATGTAGGTGCAATGCTTGGCGGTGTTGACATAATGCCAGAGTACTGGATGTCACCAAAAATTACGCCCAGAGCCGTTACTGCTAGGATCGCAATCATAACAGCCGCTTTAAAGCCACGGTGTACAAGAGCGATCGTCAGGAAGAAGCCAACTGCTGCAAGAATCGCATTAAGAGAAGTGATGTCACCAAGAGAAACCAGTGTCGCAGGGTTATCACCAACAATACCGGCACCCTGAAGTGCGATAAACGCCAGGAACAGACCGATACCGGCAGAGATACCAGTACGCAGAGACAGTGGAATCGCATTGATGATCCACTCGCGGATCTTAAATACGCTAAGAAGGATAAACAGCACACCAGAAACAAACACGGCAGCCAGAGCAACCTGCCAGGTGTGACCCATGCCCAGTACAACAGAGTAAGTAAAGAATGCGTTCAGACCCATACCCGGAGCCTGTGCAATAGGATAGTTTGCAATAAGACCCATTACAAAACAGCCGATAGCTGCTGCAAGACAGGTAGCAACAAAAACAGCGCCTTTATCCATGCCTGTAGCAGACAAGATTGCAGGGTTTACAAAAATGATGTAAGCCATTGTCAAAAAGGTTGTTACACCTGCAATCACCTCTGTGCGAACATCAGTGTTGTTCTCACTCAGCTTGAATAGTTTCTCCAACATAATAGTCAGGTTCCTGTAAAGAAATATTTAGGTTTAAAGAAAACGATTGCGTAATCGATTGGCGCGAATTATAAAGTTATCAAATTCCAATTTCCACCAGAAATTAGAAGCACATCAATATTTCTAAAGAACTAATTAGTTCAACTTATACTTAAATCGTAATAAGAGATTAAAATTTACTTGAAATACAAGCAATTACACAGAAAACAACTCTCGTTCATTAGTGAGCGCTTTTCACCCATGTTATAAACTTTCAGTCAATAAAGTATAAATTGCGGTAACTTTTAAATAGAAAAAGAAACGATTTTTTCTATTTTCTAACTTTTCCCGGCCAAACCAGAAATATGTAATGGATTACATTGCGGAAATAAAAAAACGCCACCTAATCAGGGTGGCGCTAGAATAAGTTCAATCTAAGAGATTGTAATAAAATTCCAAATCAAATGGGGTGAACGTGAAGTTCAATTACATAATCTTGGCTCTGTTAGTAGCCAAAGTATGTCGGGTAGTGAAAATTCCGGGTAAGATTCAACTCTTTAGACCAAAACTTTCCTGAAACTAAGCTTTTCATATTTATCACCTTTTTAAACCAATTAAACACTTCTAGTTTGATTTCTCAGTTCCCTGGAGGCGATATACGGACTCTTCCTTTGAGCATTTTCTCTTCATTGCTGAAGTTGAGGTAACTATAGCACCATGAAATAAAATTACAATAGCAATGGTGATGAAAGTCACATTATTTATCATTTATTCATAATTCTGTAATTTAGTTACAACTCGTAAGCACACTTTGTCCGCCTGCAAGTGCTGTTAGCCTTCTGTCTCAGAGCTGTCAGTGATATGATTCGACATCTTTGGCTTTATACCCAAGCAATCTAGAGAAGAATCATTCAGATTACTTGGGTATAACGATAAAAAACATTCAAAATCTTAGGTATGTCTATTTAGATATTCTGGTCTGGAGACATTTTAAGGAGTTACCTGTGACTAAACCTCATTCAGAAATCAGCAATCTTGCTCCACAGTCACTGTGGCAGTTTTTCGACAAGATCTGCTCCATCCCGCATCCATCAAAGCACGAAGAAGCACTGGCTCAGTACATTGTTTCATGGGCAGAAGAAAAAGGACTGGATGTTCGCCGAGATCCTACAGGTAACGTTTTTATCAAGAAACCGGCAACAAAAGGCATGGAGAACCGCAAAGGCGTTGTTCTTCAGGCGCATATTGATATGGTGCCTCAGAAAAATGAAGACACTTCTCATGACTTTCTGACTGATCCTATCCTTCCGTATATTGACGGTGAGTGGGTAACCGCTAAGGGCACGACGCTAGGTGCAGATAACGGTATTGGCATGGCGTCTTGTCTTGCGGTACTTGACGCTGTCGATATCCAGCACGGCCCGCTTGAAGTGTTGCTGACCGTTGATGAAGAAGCAGGTATGACAGGCGCATTTGGTCTTGAAGCCGGCTGGCTTGAAGGCGATATCCTGCTAAACACTGACTCAGAGCAGGAAGGCGAAGTTTACATGGGCTGTGCAGGCGGCATCGACGCCTCTCTGACTTTTGATATCAGCCGCAAGCCTCTTCCGGCAGGCTATGTTACCCGCCAGTTGACTTTGAAAGGTCTGAAAGGCGGCCACTCAGGTTGTGATATCCACACAGGCCGTGGCAACGCAAACAAACTGCTGGCACGCTTCCTTGCCGGTCACGCTGAAGAGCTGGAACTAAAGCTGGTTGATTTCCGTGGCGGCAGCCTTCGCAACGCCATTCCACGTGAAGCTTTTGCCACCGTTGCCGTTCCTCTGATCAACGAAGGCCGCCTGAACGATCTATTCACTAAGTTTACTCAGATCCTGAGCAAAGAACTGGGTAAAGTGGAAACCGACATTCTTTCTCTGTACGAGATCGTAGAAGATGCAAAAGACGCCTTCAGAGCCAAAGATCAAAGACGCTTTATTGCCGCACTGAACGCCTGTCCAAACGGTGTTATCCGTATGAGCGATGAAATCCAGGGTGTGGTTGAAACCTCTCTGAACGTTGGCGTTATCAGCACAGAAGAAGATAAAGTAACCATACTTTGCCTGATCCGCTCTCTGATTGACTCTGGCCGCTCTCAGGTACAGGGCATGCTTAGCTCAGTTGCTGAACTGGCTAACGCTTCAATCTCATTCACTGAAGGCTACCCTGGCTGGAAGCCGGATGCAGACTCTGAAATCATGGCAACCTTCAGAGATGTATTCGAAGAAATGTACGGCAACAAACCAAACATCATGGTAATCCACGCCGG is from Vibrio sp. JC009 and encodes:
- a CDS encoding aminoacyl-histidine dipeptidase — its product is MTKPHSEISNLAPQSLWQFFDKICSIPHPSKHEEALAQYIVSWAEEKGLDVRRDPTGNVFIKKPATKGMENRKGVVLQAHIDMVPQKNEDTSHDFLTDPILPYIDGEWVTAKGTTLGADNGIGMASCLAVLDAVDIQHGPLEVLLTVDEEAGMTGAFGLEAGWLEGDILLNTDSEQEGEVYMGCAGGIDASLTFDISRKPLPAGYVTRQLTLKGLKGGHSGCDIHTGRGNANKLLARFLAGHAEELELKLVDFRGGSLRNAIPREAFATVAVPLINEGRLNDLFTKFTQILSKELGKVETDILSLYEIVEDAKDAFRAKDQRRFIAALNACPNGVIRMSDEIQGVVETSLNVGVISTEEDKVTILCLIRSLIDSGRSQVQGMLSSVAELANASISFTEGYPGWKPDADSEIMATFRDVFEEMYGNKPNIMVIHAGLECGLFKEPYPNMDMISFGPTIKFPHSPDEKVEIAAVQKYWDQMVGILGNIPKK
- a CDS encoding NCS2 family permease, whose product is MLEKLFKLSENNTDVRTEVIAGVTTFLTMAYIIFVNPAILSATGMDKGAVFVATCLAAAIGCFVMGLIANYPIAQAPGMGLNAFFTYSVVLGMGHTWQVALAAVFVSGVLFILLSVFKIREWIINAIPLSLRTGISAGIGLFLAFIALQGAGIVGDNPATLVSLGDITSLNAILAAVGFFLTIALVHRGFKAAVMIAILAVTALGVIFGDIQYSGIMSTPPSIAPTFMQLDFAGVFEVGMISVVFAFLFVDLFDTAGTLVGVATKADLIKEDGKIPRLNRALLADSTATSVGALLGTSSTTSYIESVSGVAAGGRTGLTAVVVGILFLLALFFSPLAGMIPAYATSGALFYVAILMMSGLVSIDWRDLTEAAPVVVVCLLMPLTYSIAEGIALGFISFAVIKLAAGKGREVPISVWVLAAIFILKFALA
- the gpt gene encoding xanthine phosphoribosyltransferase, with translation MTKKFIITWDNMQMYCRQLAEKQLPAEQWKGIIGVSRGGLVPAGILARELGIRYVDTVCISSYDHDHQRDMSVLKAPEGDGEGFLIVDDLVDSGDTARMIRKMYPKAKFVTVCAKPAGADLVDEYIVDIAQDTWIEQPWDMEIAYVDPISKKQ